The following proteins come from a genomic window of Polyangia bacterium:
- a CDS encoding MoxR family ATPase — protein MSTAIARERGATPAELVAALEANVARVIRGKPQAIRHAVTTLVARGHLLIEDVPGVGKTTLARALATSIGGTFHRIQFTSDLLPSDIVGVSVLDQKSGQFEFHRGAIFANIVLADEINRTTPRTQSALLEAMSDSQVSVDGRTYPLEAPFLVVATQNPEEHYGTYPLPESQMDRFLVRIRMDYPSADDEKRILMEAPGRAGETLEQLSPVLRVGDIRALQDAADRVHLEAELAEYIVAVARETRKSPHLALGVSPRGELSWRNAARAAALADGREYVLPDDLKALAVPVLAHRLVVAAHSDSLGRSRLDAERILVEILERLPAPG, from the coding sequence ATGAGTACGGCTATTGCGCGTGAGCGGGGGGCGACCCCGGCCGAGCTCGTTGCGGCGCTGGAAGCGAATGTGGCGCGGGTAATTCGGGGCAAGCCCCAAGCCATCCGGCACGCGGTGACCACGCTGGTGGCGCGCGGGCACCTGCTGATCGAAGACGTGCCGGGGGTGGGCAAGACCACGCTGGCGCGGGCGCTGGCCACCTCGATTGGCGGGACCTTTCACCGCATCCAGTTCACCAGTGACCTGCTTCCATCGGACATCGTCGGGGTGTCGGTGCTGGATCAGAAGAGCGGACAGTTCGAATTTCACCGCGGGGCCATCTTCGCCAACATCGTGCTGGCCGACGAGATCAACCGCACCACGCCGCGCACGCAAAGCGCGCTGCTGGAAGCGATGAGCGATTCCCAGGTGTCGGTCGACGGGCGGACCTATCCGCTGGAGGCGCCGTTCCTGGTGGTCGCCACCCAGAACCCCGAAGAGCACTACGGCACCTACCCGCTGCCCGAATCGCAGATGGATCGGTTCCTGGTGCGCATTCGCATGGACTATCCGTCGGCGGACGACGAAAAACGCATCTTGATGGAAGCGCCGGGGCGCGCCGGCGAGACACTGGAACAGCTGTCGCCGGTCCTGCGCGTGGGTGACATCCGTGCGCTGCAGGACGCGGCGGATCGCGTGCACCTGGAAGCGGAGCTGGCGGAGTACATCGTGGCGGTGGCGCGCGAGACCCGAAAATCGCCGCACCTGGCGCTCGGGGTCTCGCCCCGCGGCGAGCTGTCCTGGCGCAACGCCGCCCGCGCCGCCGCCCTGGCCGACGGCCGCGAATACGTGCTGCCCGACGATCTGAAGGCGCTGGCAGTGCCGGTGCTGGCGCATCGCTTGGTGGTGGCCGCGCACTCGGATTCGCTGGGGCGTTCGCGCCTGGACGCCGAGCGCATCCTGGTCGAAATCCTGGAACGCCTCCCCGCGCCGGGCTGA
- a CDS encoding DUF58 domain-containing protein, translating into MTLSAFLGRVWTWLKPRRRFPPTREGWWFLMATLLIGLAAINAGLNLLFLVWGMMLCLILASGVLSELCLRSLEVRRSPPTNIHARAPYLMGIALTNGKRRIPSFSVEVEDLMDGRPIEKRCYFLKLPAGRTQETAYRHMMPRRGRQHLSGLRLSTKFPFGLIQKSRDVTDPAELIIYPALVPVPDQLLRGLPAEHGRGRMRWRSRGGDFFGLRDFRHGDDPRDIHWRTSARRGMPFVRENEDDEGLTATVLFDNSMPGTADDGGSPEAFEEAVSLAASVSAELLRRGYRVTFLARGLQIAGARGPGQNTRIMRALALIDVASAGADAANNELPTAPGPCIRIRPGRPAEAQNQRGTPQPLERRG; encoded by the coding sequence GTGACGCTATCTGCGTTCCTCGGGCGCGTGTGGACGTGGCTGAAGCCGCGCCGGCGCTTTCCACCCACCCGTGAAGGCTGGTGGTTCTTGATGGCCACGCTGCTCATCGGCCTGGCCGCCATCAACGCCGGCCTCAATCTTTTGTTTCTGGTCTGGGGAATGATGCTGTGCCTGATCCTGGCCAGCGGCGTCCTGTCCGAGCTGTGCCTGCGCAGCCTGGAAGTCCGCCGCAGCCCGCCAACCAACATCCACGCCCGCGCGCCCTATTTGATGGGCATCGCGCTCACCAACGGCAAACGCCGCATCCCGTCCTTCTCAGTCGAGGTGGAGGACCTGATGGACGGCCGCCCGATCGAAAAGCGCTGCTACTTCCTGAAGCTGCCGGCCGGCCGCACGCAGGAGACGGCGTACCGGCACATGATGCCCCGCCGCGGCCGCCAGCACCTGTCGGGGTTGCGCCTGTCGACGAAATTTCCCTTTGGCCTGATCCAGAAATCGCGCGACGTCACCGACCCAGCCGAGCTGATCATCTATCCGGCGCTGGTGCCAGTACCGGACCAGTTGCTGCGCGGCTTGCCGGCCGAGCACGGGCGCGGCCGCATGCGCTGGCGCAGCCGCGGCGGCGATTTCTTCGGCCTGCGCGATTTCCGCCACGGCGACGACCCGCGTGACATCCACTGGCGCACGTCGGCCCGCCGTGGAATGCCCTTCGTGCGCGAGAACGAAGACGACGAGGGCCTGACGGCGACGGTGCTGTTCGACAACTCAATGCCGGGCACCGCGGACGACGGCGGCAGCCCCGAAGCCTTCGAGGAGGCGGTCTCGCTGGCGGCATCGGTGTCGGCCGAGCTTTTGCGGCGCGGCTACCGCGTGACCTTCCTGGCGCGCGGCCTGCAAATCGCCGGCGCGCGCGGGCCAGGCCAGAACACCCGCATCATGCGCGCGCTGGCCTTGATCGACGTGGCCAGCGCCGGCGCCGACGCGGCCAACAACGAGTTGCCGACGGCGCCTGGGCCCTGCATTCGCATCCGCCCGGGCCGCCCGGCCGAGGCGCAGAACCAGCGCGGCACCCCACAACCGCTGGAGCGCCGCGGGTGA